Proteins from one Salaquimonas pukyongi genomic window:
- the lptM gene encoding LPS translocon maturation chaperone LptM, with protein MMCGNGYNRLLAVVLLAGLVAVSACGRKGPLEPPPGSVSPSTSSGTASEPAAEDNRIILDALI; from the coding sequence ATGATGTGTGGCAACGGATATAACAGATTGCTGGCTGTTGTACTGCTGGCGGGCCTTGTGGCGGTCTCCGCTTGCGGGCGAAAGGGACCGCTTGAGCCGCCGCCGGGCAGTGTGTCGCCTTCGACCTCTTCAGGCACCGCAAGTGAACCTGCCGCAGAGGATAACCGCATCATTCTGGATGCGCTGATCTGA
- a CDS encoding HpcH/HpaI aldolase/citrate lyase family protein, which translates to MVFIPPDGGSKPFRLRRSVLFLPASNARAIEKAKTLSADCVIFDLEDSVAEEARKTAHANLLELVKGADFGGRERIIRTPATGCPGFDAAFDVAIQCAPDAILLPKVETLKPLQTATAMLEKQGSKAALWIMIETPMALMNLNKIAGSGPPLSALVVGPNDLAKATGVKMEGGRPVMLPWLMQVVAAARAHGLHVLDGVYNAFRDLDGLAAECAQGAAMGFDGKTLIHPAQIETANSAFSPSQEELARAEAIVSAFAKPENTHKGAIQIDGAMVERLHLEQAERLLAAAKTTRRTP; encoded by the coding sequence ATGGTTTTCATTCCTCCAGATGGCGGCAGCAAGCCGTTTCGCCTGCGCCGCTCGGTGCTGTTCCTGCCGGCCTCCAATGCCCGTGCCATCGAAAAGGCAAAAACGCTTTCAGCTGATTGCGTGATTTTCGATCTTGAGGACTCGGTCGCTGAAGAAGCGCGCAAAACGGCGCACGCCAATCTCCTTGAACTGGTAAAGGGTGCCGATTTCGGCGGCCGCGAACGGATCATCCGCACGCCCGCAACTGGCTGTCCGGGATTCGATGCGGCCTTTGACGTCGCAATTCAATGTGCACCCGACGCGATCCTGCTGCCCAAGGTAGAAACCCTTAAGCCGCTGCAAACGGCAACTGCCATGCTTGAAAAACAGGGGTCAAAGGCCGCGCTCTGGATCATGATCGAGACGCCGATGGCGTTGATGAACCTCAATAAGATTGCCGGCTCCGGCCCGCCACTTTCAGCCCTTGTTGTCGGCCCCAACGATCTTGCAAAGGCAACCGGCGTAAAAATGGAAGGGGGCCGCCCCGTGATGCTGCCCTGGCTGATGCAGGTGGTTGCAGCCGCCCGCGCCCATGGCCTTCATGTGCTCGACGGGGTGTACAACGCCTTCAGGGACCTCGACGGCCTGGCGGCTGAATGTGCCCAGGGAGCCGCGATGGGGTTTGACGGCAAGACGCTCATCCATCCCGCCCAGATCGAAACCGCCAATTCGGCCTTTTCACCGTCGCAGGAAGAGCTTGCCCGTGCCGAGGCGATCGTTTCAGCCTTCGCCAAGCCAGAAAATACTCACAAGGGCGCAATCCAGATCGACGGTGCAATGGTGGAACGCCTCCATCTCGAGCAGGCCGAGAGGCTCCTTGCAGCGGCGAAAACAACAAGGAGAACGCCATGA
- a CDS encoding dihydrofolate reductase family protein, translating to MRKLVVSIVLSLDGYINGPGGEFIAPEWSPDLDRWTGRMIERFDTLIYGRTAWEKMSEFWPQAGRDETLPEPTRALAAFMNGSRKLVFSRTLNEVSAWENSKKAEGAFNEVIAREREREGKDMVIFAGALMAQSALRSDAVDELWLLTLPELFGHGTRLFEGHNLRRKLSLLEIERMDTGAVLTRYAINPV from the coding sequence ATGAGAAAACTCGTCGTCTCGATTGTTCTTAGCCTCGACGGCTATATCAACGGCCCGGGTGGCGAATTCATTGCGCCCGAATGGTCGCCCGATCTCGACCGCTGGACCGGACGTATGATCGAACGCTTCGACACGCTGATCTACGGTCGCACGGCATGGGAAAAAATGTCCGAGTTCTGGCCACAGGCCGGGCGCGATGAAACATTACCCGAACCGACAAGAGCCCTTGCCGCCTTCATGAACGGCAGCAGAAAACTCGTCTTTTCGCGCACGCTGAACGAGGTTTCTGCTTGGGAAAACAGTAAAAAGGCAGAGGGGGCATTCAATGAGGTGATTGCGCGGGAAAGGGAACGTGAGGGCAAGGACATGGTGATCTTCGCCGGTGCCTTGATGGCTCAATCTGCCCTGCGGAGCGATGCCGTCGACGAGCTTTGGCTCCTCACCTTGCCGGAACTCTTCGGCCATGGAACCCGGTTGTTCGAAGGCCATAACCTGAGGCGAAAGCTCTCCCTTTTGGAAATCGAGCGCATGGATACCGGCGCAGTCCTGACCCGTTACGCCATCAACCCAGTCTGA
- the argH gene encoding argininosuccinate lyase — MARKPSTKGSSNKMWGGRFSDRPDAVMEAINASISFDKKLYAQDIAGSKAHATMLAEQGILSKRDAKAILKGLDTILSEIEAGTFAFSAALEDIHMNVEAQLSELIGPAAGRLHTARSRNDQVAVDFRLWVKAQAEAMHLELGRLIDVLLDHAEAHAGTVMPGFTHLQTAQPVTFGHHCMAYVEMFARDRSRLADAIVRMDECPLGAAALAGTGFAIDRKATAKALGFREPTRNSLDSVSDRDFALEFLAVASICATHLSRLAEELVIWSTPQFNFVRMSDRFSTGSSIMPQKKNPDAAELIRAKTGRINGSLVALLTVMKGLPLTYSKDMQEDKEAVFDTAENLELAVAAMTGMVASMTINADAMKRAAGSGFSIATDLADWLVRETGLPFREAHHVTGKAVALAEKMGCGLEDLALEDLQKLNGKITRSVFDVLSVEKSVASRKSYGGTAPANVKRQAARWRRLRAKERRQC; from the coding sequence ATGGCCAGGAAGCCATCGACCAAGGGTTCGAGCAACAAGATGTGGGGCGGGCGGTTTTCCGACCGGCCCGATGCCGTCATGGAGGCTATCAATGCCTCCATCAGCTTCGACAAGAAGCTGTATGCGCAAGACATAGCGGGTTCGAAGGCGCATGCAACCATGCTTGCCGAACAGGGCATTCTTTCAAAGCGTGATGCCAAAGCGATCCTCAAAGGTCTAGACACGATTTTGTCAGAAATCGAGGCTGGCACTTTCGCGTTTTCCGCCGCGCTTGAGGACATTCACATGAATGTTGAGGCACAGCTTTCCGAGCTGATCGGCCCGGCGGCAGGCCGGCTGCATACCGCTCGCTCGCGCAACGATCAGGTGGCGGTCGATTTCCGCCTGTGGGTAAAGGCGCAGGCCGAAGCCATGCATTTGGAACTGGGCAGGCTGATCGATGTGCTGCTCGATCATGCCGAGGCCCATGCAGGGACCGTGATGCCGGGATTTACCCATCTGCAGACGGCGCAACCGGTGACGTTCGGCCATCACTGCATGGCCTATGTGGAGATGTTTGCCCGCGACCGCTCGCGGCTTGCCGATGCGATTGTCCGCATGGATGAGTGTCCGCTGGGGGCAGCAGCGCTTGCCGGCACGGGCTTTGCCATCGACCGCAAGGCAACGGCGAAGGCGCTGGGTTTTCGCGAGCCAACACGCAACTCGCTCGACAGCGTTTCCGACCGGGATTTCGCGCTGGAATTTCTTGCCGTTGCCTCGATATGCGCCACTCACCTGTCGCGGCTGGCAGAGGAACTGGTCATCTGGTCAACGCCGCAGTTCAACTTCGTTCGCATGTCGGACCGGTTTTCCACCGGCTCCTCCATCATGCCGCAGAAGAAGAACCCCGATGCTGCCGAACTCATCCGCGCCAAAACGGGCCGTATCAATGGCAGTCTCGTCGCGCTGCTGACGGTGATGAAGGGGCTGCCGCTGACCTATTCGAAGGACATGCAGGAAGACAAGGAAGCGGTGTTCGATACGGCGGAAAATCTGGAACTTGCCGTTGCTGCGATGACGGGTATGGTCGCTTCCATGACCATCAATGCCGATGCGATGAAGCGGGCGGCAGGTTCCGGCTTTTCGATTGCCACGGATCTCGCCGACTGGCTGGTACGTGAAACCGGCCTGCCGTTCCGCGAAGCCCATCACGTGACCGGCAAGGCGGTTGCGCTTGCCGAAAAAATGGGCTGCGGGCTGGAGGACCTTGCCCTGGAAGACCTACAGAAGCTGAACGGCAAGATCACCCGGTCGGTTTTCGATGTGTTGTCGGTGGAAAAGTCCGTTGCCTCGCGCAAGAGCTATGGCGGCACGGCGCCGGCAAATGTAAAGCGCCAGGCCGCACGGTGGCGCAGGTTGCGGGCAAAGGAGCGCAGACAGTGCTGA
- a CDS encoding winged helix-turn-helix transcriptional regulator produces the protein MDHRSGCPINLAVEVLGDRWSVVVLRDMMFGNRRTFRDLHVNSLEGIATNILAARLKHLEAEGLITFAPDPGHKQKKIDSLSEKAISLVPVLVHLGAWGLEHTPSTPELGVRAEVLARGGPKMWEDFMAELRSIHLGISMPEGVTSVCDFMQKSYEAVLNEQQKS, from the coding sequence ATGGACCATCGCTCGGGATGCCCGATCAATCTTGCAGTCGAAGTGCTTGGAGACCGTTGGAGTGTTGTCGTCCTGCGTGACATGATGTTCGGCAACCGCCGTACCTTCCGTGACCTGCATGTCAATTCGCTGGAAGGTATCGCCACGAATATCCTGGCCGCCCGGCTAAAACACCTTGAAGCCGAGGGGCTGATCACATTCGCCCCTGATCCCGGTCATAAGCAGAAGAAAATCGATAGCCTGAGCGAAAAAGCAATATCGCTTGTTCCCGTACTTGTGCATCTGGGCGCATGGGGTCTTGAGCACACCCCATCTACCCCGGAACTCGGCGTGCGCGCCGAAGTGCTTGCCAGGGGCGGGCCGAAAATGTGGGAAGACTTCATGGCCGAACTCAGGAGCATTCACCTGGGTATTTCCATGCCGGAAGGGGTTACTTCGGTGTGCGACTTCATGCAGAAATCTTATGAGGCTGTGTTGAACGAGCAGCAGAAAAGCTGA
- the tlpA gene encoding thiol:disulfide interchange protein TlpA: protein MSDTEKNRSVLPANWRHGTLFAMAVFVLAACSDNSTVQTAQCAASAERVAALEQHAGGDVAAFAVSDEPIPLPVFEFAGRGGNKASTADFAGKTVLLNLWATWCAPCREEMPALDTLQAEFGSDAFQVLPVSIDRGGPDKPLAFFEEIGISHLPFYQDETMGIFNELKKKSLAFGLPVTLLVDADGCVLGNLNGPADWAGSDARRLIGAVVGK from the coding sequence GTGAGCGATACAGAAAAAAACCGTTCAGTGCTACCCGCTAACTGGCGCCACGGTACGCTGTTTGCGATGGCAGTCTTTGTGCTGGCTGCCTGCAGCGATAATTCCACGGTGCAAACGGCGCAATGTGCCGCCTCCGCAGAACGGGTCGCTGCACTGGAGCAACACGCAGGCGGCGATGTTGCCGCCTTCGCTGTTTCAGACGAGCCGATACCCCTGCCGGTCTTCGAATTTGCCGGGCGGGGCGGCAACAAGGCTTCCACAGCCGATTTTGCCGGCAAGACCGTATTGCTCAACCTGTGGGCCACCTGGTGCGCGCCCTGCCGGGAGGAAATGCCGGCGCTCGACACCTTGCAGGCCGAGTTCGGCAGTGACGCCTTTCAGGTTCTGCCGGTTTCGATCGACCGGGGCGGGCCGGACAAACCCCTCGCCTTTTTTGAGGAGATCGGCATATCGCACCTGCCCTTCTACCAGGACGAGACCATGGGCATCTTCAATGAACTGAAAAAGAAGAGCCTCGCCTTCGGCCTGCCGGTTACGCTGCTGGTCGATGCCGACGGCTGCGTCCTCGGCAATCTCAACGGCCCTGCCGACTGGGCTGGCAGCGATGCCAGGCGCCTGATCGGCGCGGTAGTGGGGAAGTAG
- the lysA gene encoding diaminopimelate decarboxylase translates to MNHFQYRQGILHAEDVPLPQIAAEVGTPFYCYSTATLERHYKVFSGAFGDIPSLVCYAMKANSNQSVLTTLTRLGCGADVVSGGELKRALSAGIPPEKIMFSGVGKTDDEMDAALEAGILCFNVESVPELHALSARAAAMGKTAPVSFRINPDVDAKTHAKISTGKKEDKFGVPWEQAEDIYALAASLPGIAVTGIDMHIGSQITELEPFDHAFSRLEGLVRRLRAEGHTIDHVDLGGGLGIPYRGDNAPPPGPDAYADIVKRHVRALDCQVIFEPGRLIVGNAGILVGSVIYRKEMPHKTFLIADTGMNDLIRPTLYDAWHDIRAVVEPASDAVWSQCDVVGPVCETGDFMAHDRDLPPMDRGDLFAIFSAGAYGAVQAGTYNSRPLVPEVLVKGDRFSVIRPRVEADEILALDRIADWLS, encoded by the coding sequence GTGAACCATTTCCAGTACAGGCAAGGCATCCTGCATGCCGAAGACGTACCTCTGCCACAGATTGCGGCGGAAGTCGGCACGCCGTTTTACTGCTATTCGACGGCGACGCTGGAGCGGCACTACAAGGTGTTTTCGGGCGCCTTTGGCGATATCCCCTCACTGGTGTGTTACGCCATGAAGGCAAATTCCAACCAGTCGGTGCTAACAACACTGACCCGGCTTGGCTGTGGTGCGGATGTGGTGTCGGGCGGTGAATTGAAGCGGGCACTTTCTGCCGGCATTCCGCCCGAAAAAATCATGTTCTCCGGCGTCGGCAAGACCGATGATGAAATGGATGCCGCGCTCGAAGCCGGCATTTTGTGTTTCAACGTAGAATCGGTGCCCGAACTGCATGCGCTGTCGGCGCGGGCGGCGGCAATGGGGAAAACGGCGCCCGTCTCCTTCCGCATCAATCCGGATGTGGACGCGAAAACCCATGCCAAAATCTCCACTGGCAAGAAGGAAGACAAGTTCGGCGTGCCCTGGGAGCAGGCGGAGGATATCTATGCACTTGCCGCGAGCCTGCCCGGCATCGCGGTTACCGGCATCGACATGCATATCGGCAGCCAGATCACAGAGCTGGAGCCTTTCGATCATGCCTTTTCAAGGCTGGAAGGCCTGGTGCGGCGGCTACGGGCGGAAGGGCACACCATTGACCATGTTGACCTCGGCGGCGGGCTGGGCATTCCCTATCGCGGCGACAATGCGCCGCCACCGGGCCCCGACGCTTATGCCGACATCGTCAAACGCCATGTGCGGGCGCTCGATTGCCAGGTGATTTTCGAGCCGGGCCGCCTCATCGTCGGCAATGCGGGCATTCTGGTCGGCAGCGTGATCTACCGGAAGGAAATGCCGCACAAGACTTTCCTGATCGCCGATACCGGCATGAACGACCTGATCCGGCCGACGCTCTATGATGCCTGGCACGATATCCGTGCCGTGGTGGAGCCTGCCTCCGATGCGGTATGGAGTCAGTGCGATGTGGTCGGCCCGGTCTGTGAAACCGGCGATTTCATGGCCCATGACCGCGACCTGCCGCCGATGGACCGTGGCGACCTGTTTGCCATCTTTTCGGCAGGGGCCTATGGTGCGGTGCAGGCGGGAACCTATAATTCTCGCCCGCTGGTGCCGGAGGTACTGGTAAAGGGCGACCGGTTTTCCGTCATCCGTCCGCGGGTGGAGGCGGATGAAATCCTGGCGCTGGACCGTATCGCGGACTGGCTTTCCTGA
- a CDS encoding aspartate aminotransferase family protein encodes MNINAPQNPNDYSAVVEADKTNVWHHLVQHKKFETVDPMIVIEGKGMRVWNQAGREILDAVSGGVWTVNVGYGRESIANVVRDQLVKMNYFAGAMGSIPGAQFAERLISKMPGMSRVYYSNSGSEANEKAFKIVRQISHRKGGKKNKILYRDRDYHGTTIGTLAAGGQNERKMQYGPFPEGFVEVPHCLEYRSQWGEVDDYGLRAANAIEEVILREGPDTVGALILEPITAGGGVITPPEGYWPRVQEICKQYDVLLIIDEVVCGMGRTGKWFGYQHYDIKPDMVTMAKGVASGYAAISCTVTTEEVFQQFKEDAADPLSYFRDISTFGGCTAGPAAALENMRILEEEQLIENSAAMGDYLLERLEGLKEKHPVIGEVRGKGLFAGAELVKDRETKEPVEEAFAQQVVANCLADDAVIIGVTNRSVPGFNNTLTLSPALIARKADIDAIVGAIDNALAKATS; translated from the coding sequence ATGAACATCAACGCACCGCAAAATCCAAACGATTATTCGGCAGTGGTAGAGGCCGACAAGACCAATGTCTGGCACCACCTGGTCCAGCACAAGAAGTTCGAGACGGTCGACCCGATGATCGTCATCGAGGGTAAGGGCATGCGGGTGTGGAACCAGGCGGGCCGCGAAATTCTCGATGCGGTTTCCGGCGGGGTTTGGACCGTGAATGTGGGCTATGGCCGTGAATCGATTGCCAATGTGGTGCGCGACCAGCTGGTAAAGATGAACTATTTCGCCGGTGCCATGGGCTCGATCCCCGGTGCGCAGTTTGCCGAGCGGCTGATTTCAAAGATGCCGGGTATGAGCCGGGTTTATTACTCGAATTCCGGTTCGGAGGCGAATGAGAAGGCTTTCAAGATCGTTCGCCAGATTTCCCATCGCAAGGGTGGCAAGAAGAACAAGATCTTGTACCGCGACCGGGATTATCACGGCACGACGATCGGCACCCTTGCCGCCGGCGGCCAGAACGAGCGCAAGATGCAGTACGGCCCTTTTCCGGAAGGGTTCGTGGAAGTGCCGCACTGTCTTGAATACCGCTCCCAATGGGGCGAAGTGGACGACTATGGCCTGCGTGCCGCCAATGCCATCGAGGAGGTTATCCTGCGCGAGGGGCCGGATACGGTCGGTGCGCTGATCCTCGAGCCGATCACGGCAGGCGGCGGTGTCATCACCCCGCCGGAAGGTTATTGGCCGCGGGTTCAGGAAATCTGCAAGCAGTATGATGTGCTGCTGATCATCGATGAAGTGGTCTGCGGCATGGGCCGCACCGGCAAGTGGTTCGGTTACCAGCATTACGACATCAAGCCAGACATGGTGACGATGGCAAAGGGTGTGGCCTCCGGCTATGCGGCGATCTCCTGCACGGTGACCACGGAAGAAGTCTTCCAGCAGTTCAAGGAGGATGCCGCAGATCCGCTGTCCTATTTCCGTGACATCTCGACGTTTGGCGGCTGCACGGCAGGCCCGGCAGCAGCGCTTGAGAACATGCGCATTCTGGAAGAAGAACAACTGATCGAGAATTCGGCTGCCATGGGCGACTATCTTCTGGAACGTCTTGAGGGACTGAAGGAAAAACACCCTGTCATCGGCGAAGTTCGCGGCAAGGGGCTGTTTGCCGGTGCCGAACTGGTCAAGGACCGCGAGACGAAGGAACCGGTGGAAGAAGCATTTGCCCAGCAGGTGGTGGCCAACTGTCTTGCCGATGATGCCGTCATCATCGGGGTAACCAACCGCTCGGTTCCGGGTTTCAACAACACGCTGACGCTTTCACCGGCGCTGATCGCCAGGAAGGCCGACATCGATGCCATTGTCGGGGCCATCGACAATGCGCTGGCCAAGGCGACAAGCTGA
- a CDS encoding DUF1737 domain-containing protein: MTRLYRFLTGPDTSEFCHKVTKALSDGWELYGPPQYAHDPMSGDMRCGQAVIKEVESAYDPDKRLGEY, encoded by the coding sequence ATGACGCGCCTCTACCGCTTCCTGACCGGCCCGGACACCTCCGAGTTCTGCCACAAGGTGACGAAAGCGCTTTCAGACGGCTGGGAGCTTTACGGCCCGCCGCAATACGCCCACGATCCGATGAGCGGCGACATGCGCTGTGGCCAGGCGGTCATCAAGGAGGTGGAATCGGCCTACGATCCGGACAAGAGACTTGGGGAGTACTGA
- a CDS encoding electron transfer flavoprotein subunit alpha/FixB family protein, with amino-acid sequence MTILLLADHDNSALSDQTAKALTAAGEIGGDVHVLVAGQGCKAVADEAAKLAGVSKVLLADDAAYANHLAEPVADLIVSLAGDYDVLMAAATSSGKNIMPRVAALLDVMQVSDVITVVSEDTFERPIYAGNAIQTVQATDAKKVLTIRTAGFAAAGEGGSASVENASAAGDPGLSKFIGDKIVESDRPELTSAKIIISGGRALGSKENFMKVILPVADKLGAAVGASRAAVDAGYAPNDWQVGQTGKVVAPDLYIACGISGAIQHLAGMKDSKVIVAINKDEEAPIFQVSDYGLVADLFDVLPEMEKAL; translated from the coding sequence ATGACCATTCTTCTTCTCGCAGATCACGACAATTCTGCCCTTTCCGACCAGACCGCAAAGGCGCTGACCGCTGCCGGCGAAATAGGCGGCGATGTGCATGTTCTGGTGGCCGGTCAGGGCTGCAAGGCCGTTGCCGACGAGGCTGCCAAGCTTGCCGGAGTTTCCAAGGTGCTGCTGGCCGACGATGCGGCCTATGCCAATCATCTTGCCGAGCCGGTGGCCGATCTGATCGTTTCTCTAGCCGGCGACTACGATGTGCTGATGGCGGCCGCCACCTCCAGCGGCAAGAACATCATGCCGCGGGTTGCAGCCCTGCTCGATGTCATGCAGGTTTCCGATGTCATTACAGTCGTTTCCGAAGATACCTTTGAGCGGCCGATCTATGCCGGCAATGCGATCCAGACTGTGCAGGCGACCGATGCCAAGAAGGTTCTGACCATCCGCACGGCGGGCTTTGCCGCAGCAGGCGAGGGTGGCAGCGCCTCCGTCGAAAATGCATCGGCCGCAGGCGATCCGGGTCTTTCCAAATTCATCGGCGACAAGATTGTCGAGAGTGACCGGCCGGAACTCACTTCTGCCAAAATCATCATCTCCGGGGGCCGGGCGCTGGGCTCGAAAGAGAACTTCATGAAAGTCATCCTTCCCGTTGCAGACAAGCTGGGTGCTGCTGTTGGTGCGTCGCGCGCGGCGGTGGATGCCGGCTATGCGCCGAACGACTGGCAGGTCGGCCAGACCGGCAAGGTTGTTGCTCCCGATCTTTACATTGCCTGCGGCATTTCCGGTGCCATTCAGCACCTCGCCGGCATGAAGGATTCCAAGGTCATCGTCGCCATCAACAAGGACGAGGAAGCGCCGATCTTCCAGGTTTCCGATTACGGCCTGGTTGCCGATCTCTTCGACGTTCTGCCGGAAATGGAAAAGGCGCTGTAG
- a CDS encoding 3-hydroxybutyryl-CoA dehydrogenase has protein sequence MSGKTKSVGVIGAGQMGAGIAHVSALAGYDVFLHDLGAEQIESGIATINGNLARQAASGKISDKEMKAAQERLDGAPTLNDLASCDLVIEAATENEAIKRQIFANLCAQLNPQAIVASNTSSISITRLASATDRPEKFIGIHFMNPVPLMQLVELVRGIATGDETFDTAKAFVDSLGKTIAVAEDFPGFMVNRVLLPMINEAIYTLYEGVGNVQSIDTAMKLGANHPMGPLELADFIGLDTCLSIMQVLHDGLADSKYRPCPLLVKYVEAGWLGRKSGRGFYDYRGETPVPTR, from the coding sequence ATGAGCGGCAAGACAAAGTCCGTCGGGGTTATTGGAGCAGGCCAGATGGGCGCCGGCATTGCCCATGTATCGGCACTGGCTGGCTATGATGTGTTTTTGCACGATCTGGGTGCCGAGCAGATCGAATCGGGCATTGCCACCATCAATGGCAATCTCGCGCGGCAGGCAGCGTCCGGCAAGATCAGCGATAAGGAGATGAAGGCCGCCCAGGAGCGGCTTGACGGGGCGCCAACGCTCAACGATCTGGCGAGCTGCGATCTGGTTATCGAGGCAGCGACGGAAAACGAGGCGATCAAGCGGCAGATTTTCGCCAATCTGTGTGCCCAGCTCAATCCCCAGGCGATCGTCGCCTCCAACACCTCTTCGATCTCGATCACACGGCTGGCCTCTGCCACCGACCGGCCGGAAAAGTTCATCGGCATTCATTTCATGAACCCGGTGCCGCTCATGCAGCTGGTTGAGCTGGTGCGGGGCATTGCGACCGGCGATGAAACCTTCGATACAGCGAAAGCCTTTGTCGATTCGCTGGGCAAGACCATTGCCGTGGCGGAGGATTTTCCCGGTTTCATGGTCAACCGTGTCCTGCTGCCGATGATCAACGAGGCGATCTACACGCTGTATGAAGGCGTTGGAAACGTGCAGAGCATCGATACCGCCATGAAGCTTGGCGCCAATCATCCCATGGGACCTCTGGAGCTTGCCGATTTCATCGGGCTCGATACCTGCCTTTCTATCATGCAGGTGCTGCATGACGGGCTGGCGGATTCGAAATACCGGCCTTGTCCGCTGCTGGTGAAGTATGTCGAGGCCGGCTGGCTCGGCCGCAAATCCGGCCGCGGGTTTTACGACTATCGCGGGGAGACGCCGGTTCCCACGCGCTAG
- a CDS encoding GlsB/YeaQ/YmgE family stress response membrane protein, producing MTLESLIIFILIGAVAGWLAGILVKGFGFGLIGNIVIGIVGAFLAGVILPQLGVSIGAGIVGAIIHATIGAVILLLIIRLVKRA from the coding sequence ATGACACTTGAAAGCCTTATCATCTTCATTCTGATTGGCGCGGTTGCCGGCTGGCTCGCCGGCATACTGGTCAAGGGATTCGGTTTCGGCCTGATCGGCAATATTGTCATTGGCATTGTCGGGGCATTTCTGGCGGGAGTGATACTGCCACAGCTTGGCGTTTCCATCGGTGCGGGGATCGTCGGCGCGATTATCCACGCCACCATCGGCGCCGTCATCTTGCTGCTCATCATCCGGCTGGTAAAACGCGCCTGA
- a CDS encoding electron transfer flavoprotein subunit beta/FixA family protein, producing MKIIVPVKRVVDYNVKIRVKADGSGVDLANVKMSMNPFDEIAVEEAIRLKEAGKAEEIIAVSVGPQQAQETIRTALAMGADRGILVKTDDLVEPLAVAKILKGVVEAEGPGLVILGKQAIDDDSNQTGQMLAALLGWSQATFANTVEIKGDVAEITREVDGGLQTIEVTMPTIITTDLRLNEPRYASLPNIMKAKKKPLDEKTPGDFGVDTAARLKVIKTVEPEGRKAGVKVADVNELLDKLKNEAGVL from the coding sequence ATGAAGATCATAGTACCGGTCAAACGCGTGGTCGATTACAATGTGAAAATCCGCGTGAAGGCGGATGGCAGCGGTGTTGACCTTGCCAATGTGAAGATGTCGATGAACCCGTTCGACGAGATTGCCGTCGAAGAAGCGATCCGGCTCAAGGAAGCTGGCAAGGCGGAAGAGATCATCGCTGTTTCGGTTGGTCCGCAGCAGGCCCAGGAAACCATCCGTACCGCGCTTGCAATGGGTGCAGACCGGGGCATTCTGGTAAAAACCGACGATCTGGTGGAGCCGCTGGCCGTGGCCAAAATCCTCAAGGGCGTTGTCGAGGCGGAAGGCCCCGGTCTTGTCATCCTCGGCAAGCAGGCAATCGACGACGACAGCAACCAGACCGGCCAGATGCTGGCGGCATTGCTCGGTTGGAGCCAGGCCACCTTTGCAAATACCGTGGAGATCAAGGGCGACGTGGCGGAGATCACCCGCGAGGTCGATGGTGGTCTGCAGACCATCGAGGTCACGATGCCGACGATTATCACTACCGATCTGCGCCTTAACGAACCGCGCTATGCTTCGCTGCCCAACATCATGAAGGCGAAAAAGAAGCCGCTCGACGAGAAGACGCCGGGCGACTTTGGGGTTGATACCGCTGCCCGGCTGAAAGTCATCAAAACGGTTGAACCGGAAGGCCGCAAGGCCGGCGTCAAGGTTGCCGATGTCAATGAACTGCTCGACAAGCTGAAAAACGAAGCCGGTGTGCTGTAA